One region of Thiomonas intermedia genomic DNA includes:
- a CDS encoding LysR family transcriptional regulator, whose product MLARKYTYLLALAREKHFGRAAQQCHVSASTLSAAIRDLEVELGISIVERGQSYFGLTAEGQCVLGYAQRMAAAQDDLRQRLGGMRNGLHGQVRLGVIPTALTLVAELSADLAAENAHAQIVVQSLATDQILRRLRAFDIEGGIVYADSAEHEDLHFSPLWREKHVLLANDGLSATAVSSMTWAAAGRLPLCLLTPDMQNRRTIDGVFDALGLHPLPVIETNSISSLLAHVSTGPWCTIAPRSVIERIGQPRGTHVVQLTAPEVVWETGLVTLALRPLSVATEALRRSAERVTGANRG is encoded by the coding sequence ATGCTGGCCAGGAAATACACCTATCTGCTCGCCTTGGCGCGAGAGAAGCATTTCGGTCGTGCCGCGCAACAATGCCATGTCTCGGCCTCGACGCTGTCGGCGGCAATCCGCGATCTGGAGGTCGAACTCGGCATCTCCATCGTTGAGCGCGGCCAGTCCTACTTTGGCCTGACCGCAGAAGGCCAGTGCGTACTCGGCTATGCGCAACGCATGGCCGCTGCGCAAGATGATTTGCGACAGCGACTTGGCGGGATGCGCAATGGTTTGCACGGCCAGGTGCGGTTAGGAGTGATTCCAACGGCGCTCACCCTCGTAGCCGAGCTATCGGCAGACTTGGCTGCGGAAAATGCCCATGCGCAGATCGTGGTGCAGTCGCTGGCAACCGACCAAATTCTGCGTCGTCTGCGAGCGTTCGACATCGAGGGTGGCATTGTCTATGCCGATTCGGCAGAGCATGAGGATCTGCACTTTTCGCCACTTTGGCGGGAAAAGCATGTCCTGCTTGCCAATGACGGTCTGAGCGCCACTGCCGTAAGCAGCATGACCTGGGCCGCGGCAGGTCGATTGCCACTTTGTCTGCTGACACCCGACATGCAGAACCGGAGGACGATCGACGGTGTGTTTGACGCGCTCGGTCTGCATCCCCTACCTGTGATCGAGACCAATTCCATCTCCAGCCTTCTGGCGCATGTGAGTACAGGGCCATGGTGCACGATAGCTCCGCGCAGCGTCATTGAGCGAATAGGCCAGCCCCGAGGCACTCATGTCGTCCAATTGACAGCTCCGGAAGTGGTTTGGGAAACCGGCCTGGTGACCCTTGCGTTGCGGCCACTCTCGGTGGCGACCGAGGCGTTGCGGCGCAGTGCTGAGCGGGTCACAGGGGCGAATAGGGGTTGA
- a CDS encoding formate dehydrogenase subunit gamma — MEPSLPETREHDPLTSILPPEQMAAVAAALDAFAAEPGALLEVLHAVQQRLGHVPPAAVAVVARALNLSRAEVHGVLTFYPDFRQTPPGRHVVRLCRAEACQAVGARALEAHARRALGVDFHGTTTDGSVTLEAAYCLGNCACGPSLLIDETLHARVSPSRFDALMRQARGGEA; from the coding sequence ATGGAGCCATCCCTCCCTGAAACCAGGGAACACGATCCACTGACCAGCATCCTGCCGCCCGAGCAGATGGCCGCCGTGGCCGCCGCGCTTGATGCCTTTGCCGCCGAGCCCGGCGCCCTGCTGGAGGTGCTGCATGCGGTGCAGCAGCGTCTGGGTCATGTGCCGCCAGCGGCGGTGGCCGTCGTGGCGCGGGCGCTGAATCTGAGCCGTGCCGAAGTGCACGGCGTGCTCACGTTCTATCCCGACTTCCGGCAGACGCCGCCTGGGCGGCATGTGGTGCGGCTGTGCCGCGCCGAGGCCTGCCAGGCGGTGGGGGCGCGGGCGCTCGAAGCTCATGCCAGGCGGGCGTTGGGGGTGGATTTCCACGGCACCACGACCGATGGCTCGGTGACGCTCGAAGCCGCTTACTGCCTGGGTAACTGTGCCTGCGGGCCGTCGCTGCTCATCGACGAGACGCTGCATGCGCGCGTCAGTCCTTCGCGGTTCGACGCGCTGATGCGGCAGGCCCGGGGAGGCGAAGCATGA
- a CDS encoding formate dehydrogenase beta subunit, which translates to MSRAPRTFYLPAEATARALGADAVAQALLAESARRGEPVELVRTGSRGLFWLEPLLEVQTPAGRMAYGPVQAADVPALFDAGLGQGAGTEHALALGPVAELPALRHQQRLTFARCGEIDPLDLRAYAATGGWRGLDAALGLAPEAMVEAVTASGLRGRGGAAFPAGIKWRTCLQTAAPQKYVVCNADEGDSGTFADRLLIEGDPFALIEGMIIAGLAVGATQGYVYLRSEYPQAHRTFAQALRAAHEAGVLGDSVRGSGKAFDITLRRGAGSYICGEETSLLDSLEGKRGQVRFKPPLPAISGLFGAPTVINNVLTLAAVPHILADGATHYAGFGMGRSRGTIALQLAGNVKRGGLYEVAFGVSLREVIEDWGGGTASGRPVRAVQVGGPLGAYLRADQLDVPVDYEALAAMQAMLGHGGIVVFDDTVDMGEQARFAMAFCAHESCGKCTPCRIGSTRGVEVIDRIRAGDQPQHNIALLRDLCDTMVEGSLCALGGMAPFPVRSALDLFPEDFAAAPRRAA; encoded by the coding sequence ATGAGTCGCGCGCCCCGCACGTTCTATCTGCCGGCCGAGGCCACGGCACGGGCGCTCGGCGCCGACGCGGTGGCGCAGGCGCTGCTGGCCGAGTCGGCGCGGCGCGGCGAGCCGGTCGAGCTAGTGCGCACCGGTTCGCGCGGTCTGTTCTGGCTCGAGCCGCTGCTCGAAGTGCAGACTCCGGCCGGGCGCATGGCCTATGGCCCGGTGCAGGCCGCGGATGTGCCTGCCCTTTTCGATGCCGGACTCGGACAGGGCGCCGGCACCGAGCACGCGCTGGCGTTGGGGCCCGTGGCGGAGTTGCCGGCCCTGCGGCACCAGCAGCGCCTCACCTTTGCCCGCTGCGGCGAGATCGATCCGCTGGACCTGCGGGCCTATGCCGCCACGGGCGGTTGGCGCGGGCTGGACGCCGCCCTGGGGCTGGCGCCCGAGGCGATGGTCGAGGCGGTCACCGCCTCGGGGCTGCGGGGCCGCGGAGGGGCGGCCTTTCCCGCGGGCATCAAGTGGCGCACCTGCCTGCAGACGGCGGCGCCGCAGAAGTATGTGGTCTGCAACGCCGACGAGGGCGACTCGGGCACGTTCGCCGACCGCCTGCTGATCGAGGGCGATCCGTTCGCGCTGATCGAAGGCATGATCATCGCCGGTCTGGCGGTGGGCGCGACGCAGGGCTACGTCTATCTGCGCAGCGAGTATCCGCAGGCGCACCGCACTTTCGCGCAGGCCTTGCGCGCGGCGCATGAGGCGGGGGTGCTCGGGGACAGCGTTCGCGGCAGCGGCAAGGCGTTCGACATCACGCTGCGCCGGGGCGCGGGCTCCTACATCTGCGGCGAGGAGACCTCGCTGCTCGACAGCCTCGAAGGCAAGCGCGGGCAGGTGCGGTTCAAGCCCCCGCTGCCGGCCATTTCTGGGCTGTTCGGCGCGCCGACCGTCATCAACAATGTGCTGACTCTTGCGGCCGTGCCCCACATCCTGGCCGACGGCGCGACGCATTACGCCGGCTTCGGCATGGGCCGTTCGCGCGGCACCATCGCCCTGCAGTTGGCAGGCAACGTGAAACGGGGCGGTTTGTACGAAGTGGCATTCGGCGTGTCGCTGCGCGAGGTCATCGAGGACTGGGGCGGCGGCACCGCCAGCGGCCGCCCGGTGCGCGCCGTGCAGGTGGGCGGGCCGCTCGGCGCCTATCTGCGGGCCGACCAGCTCGATGTGCCGGTGGACTACGAGGCCCTGGCCGCGATGCAGGCCATGCTGGGGCATGGCGGCATCGTGGTGTTCGACGACACGGTGGACATGGGCGAGCAGGCCCGCTTCGCCATGGCGTTCTGCGCGCACGAATCGTGCGGCAAGTGCACGCCCTGCCGCATCGGCTCGACGCGCGGCGTGGAAGTCATCGACCGCATCCGCGCCGGCGATCAGCCGCAGCACAACATCGCCTTGCTGCGCGATCTCTGCGACACCATGGTCGAAGGCTCGCTGTGCGCGCTGGGGGGCATGGCGCCCTTTCCCGTGCGCAGCGCCCTCGACTTGTTTCCCGAAGACTTTGCCGCCGCGCCCCGGCGTGCGGCGTGA
- the fdhF gene encoding formate dehydrogenase subunit alpha, which translates to MDSMAFVDRGTPASTAEALVDLEIDGLPVRVPAGTSVLRAAHEAGIAIPKLCATESLQAFGSCRLCLVEIDGRKGLPASCTTPVEAGMKVHTQSGRLAARRRGVMELYISDHPLDCLTCSANGHCELQDMAGAVGLREVRYGQHGANHFDAASAAPVDISNPYFNYDASKCIVCSRCVRACDEVQGTFALTIEGNGFASRVAAGQGESFMASDCVSCGACVQACPTATLTEKSLVEHGQADRSVVTTCAYCGVGCSFRAEMQGSRVVRMVPHADGHANHGHSCVKGRFAWGYATHPDRITTPMIRKSIADPWQPVSWEEAIAHAASEFRRIQSQHGRKAIGGITSSRCTNEETYLVQKLVRAAFGNNNTDTCARVCHSPTGYGLKQTLGESAGTQDFDSVREADVILVIGANPTDAHPVFASAMKRRLREGAKLIVIDPRRIDLVDSPHVRAAFHLKLRPGTNVAVLNALAHVIVTEGLVNEAFVRERCEAEAFERWRAFVARPEQSPEALQDETGVPAALLRGAARLYATGGNAAIYYGLGVTEHAQGSTAVMGIANLAMATGNIGREGVGVNPLRGQNNVQGSCDMGSFPHELPGYRHVSDATTRGLFEQSWGVTLDDEPGLRIPNMFEAALDGAFRGLYVQGEDIVQSDPNTQHVEAALRAMECVVVQDLFLNETAKYAHVFLPGASFLEKDGTFTNAERRISRVRKVMPPLAGKEDWQVTVDLARALGYAMDYTHPSQIMAEIARLTPTFSGVSYAKLNVLGSVQWPCNAEHPEGTPVMHADTFVRGKGRFMLTGYVPTSERANARFPLLLTTGRILSQYNVGAQTRRTANSQWHDEDRVEIHPHDAQERGIAEGDWVGIASRSGETVLRARITERVQPGVIYTTFHFPESGANVITTDNSDWATNCPEYKVTAVEIVRVEQPSSWQQRHVQFSRRQVALLPHKAEVGTRG; encoded by the coding sequence ATGGACTCGATGGCATTTGTAGACCGCGGCACCCCGGCGAGCACCGCCGAGGCCCTGGTGGACCTGGAAATCGACGGACTGCCCGTGCGCGTTCCCGCGGGCACCTCGGTGCTTCGCGCCGCGCATGAGGCGGGCATCGCCATCCCCAAGCTCTGCGCCACCGAATCGCTCCAGGCCTTCGGCTCGTGCCGTCTGTGCCTCGTGGAGATCGACGGCCGCAAAGGGTTGCCCGCCTCGTGCACCACGCCGGTTGAGGCGGGCATGAAGGTGCACACCCAGTCCGGCCGCCTGGCCGCGCGGCGGCGCGGGGTGATGGAGCTTTACATCTCCGATCACCCGCTCGACTGTCTCACCTGCAGCGCCAACGGCCATTGCGAATTGCAGGACATGGCGGGTGCCGTGGGCCTGCGCGAGGTGCGCTACGGCCAGCACGGCGCCAATCATTTCGATGCCGCCAGCGCCGCGCCGGTCGACATCTCCAACCCCTATTTCAACTACGACGCGTCCAAGTGCATCGTCTGCTCGCGCTGCGTGCGGGCCTGCGACGAGGTGCAGGGCACTTTCGCCCTCACCATCGAGGGCAACGGCTTCGCCTCGCGCGTGGCGGCGGGCCAGGGCGAGTCGTTCATGGCGTCCGACTGCGTGTCCTGCGGTGCCTGCGTGCAGGCCTGTCCCACGGCCACGCTCACCGAGAAGTCCCTGGTCGAACACGGCCAGGCCGACCGCAGCGTGGTGACCACCTGCGCCTACTGCGGTGTGGGCTGTTCGTTCCGCGCCGAGATGCAGGGCAGCCGCGTGGTGCGCATGGTGCCCCATGCCGACGGCCATGCCAATCACGGCCACTCCTGCGTGAAGGGCCGCTTCGCCTGGGGCTATGCCACCCACCCCGACCGCATCACCACGCCGATGATCCGCAAGAGCATTGCCGATCCGTGGCAGCCGGTGAGCTGGGAGGAAGCCATCGCTCACGCGGCCAGCGAATTCCGCCGCATCCAGTCCCAGCACGGCCGCAAGGCCATCGGCGGCATCACCTCCTCGCGCTGCACCAACGAAGAGACCTATCTGGTGCAGAAGCTGGTGCGCGCGGCCTTCGGCAACAACAACACCGACACCTGCGCGCGGGTCTGCCATTCGCCCACTGGCTACGGCCTGAAGCAGACCCTGGGCGAGTCGGCCGGCACGCAGGACTTCGACTCCGTGCGCGAAGCCGACGTCATCCTGGTCATCGGCGCCAACCCCACCGACGCCCACCCGGTGTTCGCCTCGGCGATGAAGCGGCGGCTGCGCGAGGGCGCCAAGCTCATCGTCATCGACCCGCGCCGCATCGATCTGGTCGACTCTCCCCATGTGCGCGCCGCCTTCCATCTGAAGCTGCGTCCGGGCACCAACGTGGCGGTGCTCAATGCGCTGGCGCACGTGATCGTCACCGAGGGCCTGGTGAACGAGGCCTTCGTGCGCGAGCGCTGCGAGGCCGAGGCCTTCGAGCGGTGGCGCGCGTTCGTGGCGCGGCCCGAGCAGTCGCCCGAGGCCCTGCAGGACGAGACCGGCGTGCCCGCCGCCTTGCTGCGCGGCGCGGCGCGGCTCTACGCCACCGGCGGCAACGCCGCCATCTACTACGGCCTGGGCGTGACCGAACATGCCCAGGGTTCGACCGCGGTGATGGGCATTGCCAACCTGGCCATGGCCACCGGCAACATCGGCCGCGAAGGCGTGGGCGTGAACCCGCTGCGGGGGCAGAACAACGTGCAGGGCTCGTGCGACATGGGTTCCTTCCCGCACGAGCTGCCCGGCTATCGTCATGTGTCGGACGCGACCACGCGCGGCCTGTTCGAGCAGAGCTGGGGCGTGACCCTCGACGACGAACCGGGCCTGCGCATTCCCAATATGTTCGAGGCGGCGCTCGACGGCGCCTTCCGCGGCCTGTATGTGCAGGGCGAAGACATCGTGCAGTCCGACCCCAACACCCAGCACGTCGAAGCCGCGCTGAGGGCGATGGAGTGCGTGGTGGTGCAGGACCTGTTTCTCAACGAAACCGCCAAATACGCTCATGTGTTCCTGCCGGGCGCCTCGTTCCTGGAGAAGGACGGCACCTTCACCAACGCCGAGCGCCGCATCTCGCGCGTGCGCAAGGTCATGCCGCCGCTGGCGGGCAAGGAAGACTGGCAGGTCACCGTCGATCTGGCGCGGGCGCTGGGCTACGCGATGGATTACACCCATCCGTCGCAGATCATGGCCGAGATCGCGCGCCTCACGCCCACCTTCTCGGGCGTGAGCTACGCCAAGCTCAATGTGCTCGGCAGCGTGCAATGGCCCTGCAATGCCGAGCATCCCGAGGGCACGCCGGTGATGCATGCCGACACCTTCGTGCGCGGCAAGGGCCGCTTCATGCTCACCGGCTATGTGCCCACGAGCGAACGCGCCAACGCGCGGTTTCCGCTGCTGCTCACCACCGGCCGCATCCTCAGCCAGTACAACGTCGGCGCGCAGACCCGCCGCACCGCCAACAGCCAGTGGCACGACGAAGACCGCGTCGAGATCCATCCGCACGATGCCCAGGAGCGCGGCATTGCCGAGGGCGACTGGGTGGGCATCGCCAGCCGCTCCGGCGAGACCGTGCTGCGCGCCCGCATCACCGAGCGGGTGCAGCCCGGCGTCATCTACACCACGTTCCACTTCCCCGAGTCTGGGGCGAACGTGATCACCACCGACAACTCCGACTGGGCGACCAATTGTCCCGAATACAAGGTGACCGCGGTGGAGATCGTGCGGGTGGAGCAGCCGTCGAGCTGGCAGCAGCGTCATGTGCAGTTCAGCCGCCGTCAGGTGGCGCTGCTTCCGCACAAGGCCGAGGTCGGCACCCGGGGTTGA
- the fdhD gene encoding formate dehydrogenase accessory sulfurtransferase FdhD has product MNPNDLAVPRVAATTVATCAVQRLAPGEPPVAGQDVVVQEVPVALVFNGVSHAVMMATPADLDDLAHGFALTEGIVQAPGEVYGCEVIEQPQGMAVEVEIAAQRFAGLKERRRTLAGRTGCGLCGVDSLAAVARDLPALPRRDPLAASAVARALHSLPAHQPLFAATGAAHAAAWCSREGEVRAVREDVGRHNALDKLIGHLMRTGASADDGFLVVTSRASYEMVQKAALFGAGWLVAVSAPTAHAVTLATACGMTLAGFAREGRLTLYANPHGVRDIPSSDKA; this is encoded by the coding sequence ATGAATCCCAACGATCTCGCCGTGCCGAGGGTGGCCGCGACCACCGTGGCGACCTGCGCCGTGCAGCGCCTGGCGCCGGGCGAGCCACCCGTGGCCGGACAGGACGTGGTGGTGCAGGAGGTGCCGGTGGCGCTGGTATTTAACGGCGTGTCGCACGCGGTGATGATGGCCACGCCGGCCGACCTCGACGATCTGGCCCATGGCTTTGCGCTGACCGAGGGCATCGTCCAGGCGCCGGGCGAGGTCTATGGCTGCGAGGTGATCGAGCAGCCGCAGGGCATGGCCGTGGAGGTGGAGATCGCCGCGCAACGCTTCGCCGGGCTCAAGGAACGGCGGCGCACCCTGGCGGGCCGCACCGGCTGCGGCTTGTGCGGGGTGGACAGCCTGGCGGCTGTGGCGCGCGACCTGCCCGCGTTGCCGCGGCGCGATCCGCTCGCCGCCTCGGCCGTGGCCAGGGCCTTGCACAGTCTGCCCGCGCATCAACCCCTGTTCGCCGCCACCGGCGCGGCGCATGCGGCGGCGTGGTGCAGCCGCGAGGGCGAGGTGCGGGCGGTACGCGAAGATGTCGGGCGGCACAACGCGCTCGACAAGCTGATCGGCCACCTCATGCGCACCGGCGCGTCGGCGGACGACGGCTTTCTCGTCGTCACCAGCCGGGCCAGCTACGAGATGGTGCAGAAGGCCGCGCTGTTCGGCGCCGGATGGCTGGTGGCGGTTTCTGCACCGACGGCGCATGCCGTGACCCTGGCGACCGCCTGCGGCATGACCCTGGCCGGTTTCGCCCGCGAGGGCCGCCTGACGCTGTATGCCAACCCGCACGGGGTGCGCGACATCCCATCATCTGACAAGGCATGA
- a CDS encoding formate dehydrogenase subunit delta, giving the protein MHIDYLVKMANDIGQFFAVYPDTPETEQEIAAHLQRFWTPDMRATLRDHVAQGGAGLQPLVARAVLRLQQPAATA; this is encoded by the coding sequence ATGCACATCGACTATCTGGTCAAGATGGCCAACGACATCGGCCAATTCTTCGCCGTCTATCCCGACACGCCGGAGACCGAGCAGGAGATCGCGGCGCACCTGCAACGGTTCTGGACTCCGGACATGCGCGCCACGTTGCGAGACCATGTGGCGCAGGGCGGCGCGGGGCTGCAGCCCCTGGTGGCGCGGGCCGTGCTGCGGCTGCAACAACCGGCCGCCACGGCGTAG
- the pgi gene encoding glucose-6-phosphate isomerase, whose translation MPILTQLPAWRALWQHFSRARDWSMRELFDTDPQRAERYWLEQDGLILDYSKNRITDQTLTLLLQLAREAEAPERIAAMFRGEPINTTEHRAVLHVALRSPPDAPIRVGGEDVMPKVTRVLDRMARFAHAVRSGDWLGYTHQPITDIVSIGIGGSDLGPLMVCEALKAYAHPRLTMHFVSNVDSSLLKETLKRVHAETTLFIIESKTFTTSETLTNAHTAREWFLSRAGDAGAVARHFVAVSTNPKAVADFGIDPAHMFEFWDWVGGRYSLWSAIGLPIMLCLGEENFRALLAGAHSMDTHFRTAPLEANMPVLLALVGIWYINFFGGGSHVIAPYDQYLHRFPAFIQQLDMESNGKQRTRDGRLVDYETAPIIWGGTGINGQHAFFQLLHQGTHIAPIDLIASLDGRGSLPGHHEILLGNMFAQAEAFLRGKTLDEARAELRAAGLDEPAVQALAPFKVFDGNRPTNTLLLQRLDPRCLGALIALYEHKIFVQGAIWQINSFDQWGVELGKQLAHTIVGELEGSAETAAHDSSTARLIALYRRMNQEKTTKGRGKTAL comes from the coding sequence ATGCCCATCCTGACGCAACTCCCTGCCTGGCGCGCGCTGTGGCAGCATTTCTCCCGCGCGCGTGACTGGTCGATGCGCGAGCTGTTCGACACCGACCCGCAGCGCGCCGAGCGCTACTGGCTGGAGCAGGACGGCCTCATCCTCGACTATTCGAAAAACCGCATCACCGACCAGACCCTCACCCTGCTGTTGCAGCTCGCCCGCGAGGCCGAGGCGCCCGAGCGCATCGCCGCCATGTTCCGCGGCGAGCCGATCAACACCACCGAGCACCGCGCCGTGCTGCACGTGGCCCTGCGCAGCCCGCCCGACGCGCCCATCCGCGTCGGCGGCGAAGATGTCATGCCCAAGGTCACCCGAGTGCTCGACCGCATGGCGCGCTTCGCCCACGCGGTGCGCTCGGGCGACTGGCTGGGTTACACGCATCAGCCCATCACCGACATCGTGAGCATCGGCATCGGCGGCTCCGATCTCGGCCCGCTGATGGTGTGCGAGGCGCTCAAGGCCTACGCCCACCCGCGCCTGACCATGCACTTCGTCTCCAACGTCGACAGCTCGCTGCTGAAAGAGACGCTCAAGCGCGTGCACGCCGAGACCACGCTGTTCATCATCGAGTCCAAGACCTTCACCACCAGCGAAACCCTGACCAACGCCCACACCGCGCGCGAATGGTTCCTGAGCCGCGCGGGCGATGCCGGCGCGGTGGCGCGGCACTTCGTCGCCGTCTCGACCAACCCAAAGGCCGTGGCCGATTTCGGCATCGACCCGGCGCACATGTTCGAGTTCTGGGACTGGGTGGGCGGCCGCTACAGCCTGTGGTCGGCCATCGGCCTGCCCATCATGCTCTGCCTGGGCGAAGAGAATTTCCGCGCCCTGCTCGCCGGCGCGCACAGCATGGACACGCACTTTCGCACCGCGCCGCTGGAAGCCAACATGCCGGTGCTGCTCGCGCTCGTGGGCATCTGGTACATCAACTTCTTCGGCGGCGGCAGCCATGTCATCGCGCCCTACGACCAGTATCTGCACCGCTTTCCCGCCTTCATCCAGCAGCTCGACATGGAGTCCAACGGCAAGCAGCGCACGCGCGACGGCCGCCTGGTGGACTACGAGACCGCCCCCATCATCTGGGGCGGCACCGGCATCAACGGCCAGCACGCCTTCTTTCAGCTGTTGCACCAGGGCACGCACATCGCGCCCATCGACCTCATCGCCTCGCTCGACGGGCGCGGCTCGCTGCCGGGGCACCACGAAATCCTGCTCGGCAATATGTTCGCGCAGGCCGAGGCCTTTCTGCGCGGCAAGACGCTCGACGAGGCCCGCGCCGAACTGCGCGCCGCGGGGCTGGACGAGCCCGCCGTGCAGGCGCTCGCGCCCTTCAAGGTGTTCGACGGCAACCGTCCGACCAACACCCTGCTGCTGCAGCGGCTCGATCCGCGCTGCCTGGGCGCGCTCATCGCGCTCTACGAACACAAGATCTTCGTTCAGGGCGCCATCTGGCAGATCAACTCTTTCGACCAATGGGGCGTGGAGCTGGGCAAGCAGCTCGCCCACACCATCGTCGGCGAACTCGAAGGCAGCGCCGAGACTGCGGCGCACGACAGCTCGACCGCCCGGCTGATCGCGCTTTACCGGCGCATGAATCAGGAAAAGACGACGAAGGGGCGCGGCAAGACCGCGCTTTAG
- a CDS encoding SIS domain-containing protein: protein MDMLERIRAQAPQLSAAERRVAQALLDRPNDFIQAAVADIAQSVGVSQPTVIRFARSVGCTGLQDLKLKLAGSLVGGVPYVHASVGPQDPPAELAAKVFDNAISALLRCRNAISPAALDQAIGLLAQASRMEFYGLGNSGIIAADAQHKFFRLGTPAIAYADPHIQAMAATLLGPRDVLVAISNSGRTNELLDAVDIALRNGCKVVAITSTGSPLARMAHVALLADAQEDAELYSPMLTRLLHLTLIDVLAVGVALRRGPELAAQLEKAKRSLKNHRRRVDP from the coding sequence ATGGACATGCTTGAACGCATCCGCGCCCAGGCGCCGCAGCTCTCGGCCGCCGAGCGGCGCGTGGCACAGGCGCTGCTCGACCGGCCCAACGACTTCATCCAGGCCGCGGTGGCCGACATCGCCCAGTCGGTGGGCGTGAGCCAGCCCACGGTCATCCGCTTCGCCCGCTCGGTGGGTTGCACCGGCCTGCAGGACCTCAAGCTCAAGCTCGCGGGCAGCCTGGTGGGCGGCGTGCCCTATGTGCACGCCAGCGTCGGCCCGCAAGACCCGCCGGCCGAGCTTGCCGCCAAGGTGTTCGACAACGCCATCTCGGCCTTGCTGCGGTGTCGCAACGCCATCAGCCCGGCGGCGCTCGACCAGGCCATCGGCCTGCTTGCCCAGGCCAGCCGCATGGAGTTCTACGGCCTGGGCAACTCCGGCATCATCGCCGCGGATGCGCAGCACAAGTTCTTCCGCCTCGGCACCCCGGCCATCGCCTATGCCGATCCGCACATCCAGGCCATGGCCGCCACGCTGCTGGGGCCGCGCGACGTGCTGGTGGCGATCTCCAATTCCGGGCGGACCAACGAACTGCTCGACGCCGTGGACATCGCCCTGCGCAACGGCTGCAAGGTGGTGGCCATCACCTCCACCGGCTCGCCGCTGGCACGCATGGCCCATGTGGCCCTGCTGGCCGACGCACAGGAGGACGCCGAGCTCTACAGCCCCATGCTGACCCGGCTGCTGCACCTCACCCTCATCGACGTGCTGGCCGTGGGCGTGGCCCTGCGCCGTGGCCCCGAGCTGGCCGCCCAGCTCGAAAAAGCCAAGCGCAGCCTGAAAAACCACCGGCGCCGCGTCGACCCCTGA
- a CDS encoding glucokinase has translation MPAADRQPPATRLVGDVGGTNARFALLGAQGLSDIRVLACADHATFADALRSYLAAVGADGVRHVAIGIANPVYGDHIRMTNHHWAFSIAQTRAELGLETFLVLNDFAVLARALPELPANELVQVGGGSAVAGAPLGLLGAGTGLGVSGLIPTAGGGWMPLAGEGGHVSFAPYDEREVEVWRLAHARFGHVSAERLLNGAGMAFLHHALGQIAGHTTTPERSAADITRLALDGGDALCHDTVTLFCTLLGTVAADLAITLGARGGVYIGGGIVPKLGEFFVRSPFRQRFEDKGRTSPYLRDIPVWVIHSPWPALLGAAAALGQALQASPRHGHA, from the coding sequence ATGCCCGCTGCTGACCGTCAGCCTCCCGCAACCCGACTCGTGGGCGACGTAGGCGGCACCAATGCCCGCTTCGCCCTGCTGGGCGCGCAAGGGCTGAGCGACATCCGCGTGCTGGCCTGCGCCGACCACGCCACCTTCGCCGACGCGCTGCGCAGCTATCTGGCCGCCGTCGGTGCGGACGGGGTGCGGCATGTGGCCATCGGCATCGCCAACCCGGTGTACGGCGACCACATCCGCATGACCAACCATCACTGGGCCTTTTCCATCGCGCAAACCCGCGCCGAACTCGGCCTGGAAACCTTTCTGGTGCTCAACGACTTCGCCGTGCTCGCGCGCGCGCTGCCCGAGCTGCCCGCGAACGAGCTGGTTCAAGTGGGTGGCGGCAGCGCCGTGGCCGGGGCGCCGCTCGGGCTGCTGGGGGCGGGCACGGGCCTGGGCGTTTCGGGCCTGATTCCCACGGCCGGGGGCGGCTGGATGCCGCTGGCGGGCGAGGGCGGCCATGTGAGCTTCGCGCCGTATGACGAGCGCGAGGTCGAGGTCTGGCGGCTGGCGCACGCGCGTTTCGGCCATGTCTCGGCCGAGCGTCTGCTGAACGGCGCCGGCATGGCCTTCCTGCATCACGCGCTCGGACAGATCGCCGGCCACACGACGACGCCCGAACGCAGCGCCGCCGACATCACCCGCCTGGCGCTGGACGGCGGCGACGCGCTCTGTCACGACACGGTGACGCTGTTCTGCACCCTGCTGGGCACGGTGGCGGCCGATCTGGCCATCACCCTGGGCGCGCGGGGCGGGGTGTATATCGGCGGCGGCATCGTGCCGAAGCTGGGCGAGTTCTTCGTGCGCTCGCCCTTCCGCCAGCGTTTCGAGGACAAGGGGCGCACCTCGCCCTATCTGCGCGACATTCCCGTCTGGGTCATTCACAGCCCGTGGCCCGCGCTGCTCGGCGCGGCCGCCGCGCTGGGCCAGGCCTTGCAGGCCTCGCCACGCCATGGACATGCTTGA